In a single window of the Nicotiana tomentosiformis chromosome 8, ASM39032v3, whole genome shotgun sequence genome:
- the LOC104090426 gene encoding prohibitin-1, mitochondrial produces MNLNNVKVPKMPGGGAASALIKLGVVAGLGVYGVANSLYNVEGGHRAIVFNRILGVKDKVYPEGTHFMIPWFERPVIYDVRARPHLVESTSGSRDLQMVKIGLRVLTRPVPDELPTVYRTLGENYNERVLPSIIHETLKAVVAQYNASQLITQRENVSREIRKILTERAANFNIALDDVSITTLTFGKEFTAAIEAKQVAAQEAERAKFVVEKAEQDKRSAVIRAQGEAKSAQLIGQAIANNPAFITLRKIEAAREIAQTISHAANKVYLSADDLLLNLQDFNLETARK; encoded by the exons ATGAATCTCAACAATGTTAAGGTTCCCAAGATGCCAGGTGGTGGTGCAGCCTCTGCTTTGATCAAATTGGGAGTTGTTGCTGGTCTTGGTGTGTATGGAGTTGCCAACAGTCTATACAATGTTGAGGGCGGGCATCGTGCCATTGTTTTCAACCGTATTCTTGGTGTTAAAGATAAG GTTTATCCAGAAGGGACACACTTCATGATTCCTTGGTTTGAAAGGCCAGTCATTTATGATGTTCGTGCACGACCCCACCTTGTGGAAAGCACATCGGGAAGTCGTGACCTtcagatg GTGAAAATTGGGCTTAGAGTTCTCACTCGTCCAGTTCCAGACGAACTACCCACTGTTTACCGAACTCTTGGTGAAAACTACAATGAAAGGGTCCTGCCTTCAATTATTCATGAAACGTTGAAAGCTGTGGTTGCCCAGTACAATGCTAGTCAGCTCATCACCCAGAGAGAG AACGTTAGCAGAGAAATACGGAAGATCTTGACAGAAAGGGCAGCCAACTTCAACATTGCTCTAGATGATGTGTCCATAACAACCCTGACCTTTGGAAAGGAATTTACAGCTGCAATTGAAGCAAAACAAGTGGCTGCTCAAGAAGCTGAGAGAGCAAAGTTTGTTGTGGAAAAAGCTGAGCAAGATAAGCGAAGTGCTGTTATCAGAGCTCAG GGTGAGGCTAAGAGTGCCCAACTGATTGGTCAAGCGATTGCCAACAATCCGGCATTTATCACACTCAGGAAAATCGAAGCAGCAAGAGAGATTGCCCAGACTATTTCACATGCAGCGAACAAGGTGTACTTGAGTGCCGATGATCTGTTGCTTAACCTTCAGGACTTTAACTTGGAGACTGCAAGAAAATGA